In a single window of the Rhizobium etli CFN 42 genome:
- a CDS encoding flagellin N-terminal helical domain-containing protein — MTSINTNNSAMAALQTLRSINSNLETTQNSVSTGYRVDTASDNAAYWSIATTMRSDNKALSAVSDALGLGAAKVDTAYTAMDSAIDVVDEIKAKLVAATEDGVDKSKVQEEISQLQEQLMSIAQSASFSGENWVAGADGTKSVVSSFVRDGSGAVSVKMTDYVLDTSSTGNVLFGMNGGSIETSSGILGTADANGDSVYSLDITNFTTGQIQSALTTIESALSAMTSAGAQLGSISTRIDLQEDFVGALSDSIDSGVGRLVDADMEEESSKLSALQTQQQLAIQSLSIANSSSQNILSLFRG; from the coding sequence ATGACGAGCATCAATACCAACAATTCCGCAATGGCTGCCCTTCAGACGCTGCGCAGCATCAATTCCAATCTCGAAACCACACAGAACAGCGTCTCGACCGGCTATCGGGTCGACACCGCATCCGATAACGCCGCCTACTGGTCGATCGCCACCACGATGCGCTCCGACAACAAGGCGCTGTCTGCCGTCTCCGACGCGCTCGGCCTCGGTGCGGCAAAGGTCGATACGGCTTACACGGCAATGGACAGCGCGATCGACGTCGTCGACGAGATCAAAGCCAAGCTGGTGGCGGCGACCGAAGACGGCGTCGACAAATCCAAGGTCCAGGAAGAAATCAGCCAGCTGCAGGAACAGCTGATGAGCATCGCCCAGTCGGCGTCGTTCTCGGGCGAGAACTGGGTCGCCGGCGCCGACGGCACGAAGAGCGTCGTATCGTCCTTCGTTCGCGACGGCTCCGGCGCCGTTTCCGTCAAGATGACGGATTACGTTCTGGATACCAGCTCCACCGGCAATGTGCTGTTCGGCATGAACGGCGGCTCGATCGAAACCTCCTCGGGTATCCTCGGAACGGCCGATGCAAACGGCGATTCCGTCTACTCGCTCGACATTACCAACTTTACCACCGGTCAGATCCAGTCGGCGCTGACGACCATCGAATCCGCGCTCTCGGCGATGACGTCGGCGGGTGCGCAACTGGGTTCGATCTCGACCCGCATCGATCTGCAGGAAGACTTCGTCGGTGCGTTGTCGGATTCGATCGACTCCGGTGTCGGCCGGCTGGTCGACGCCGATATGGAGGAGGAATCGAGCAAGCTTTCCGCCCTGCAGACGCAGCAGCAGCTGGCGATCCAGTCGCTGTCGATCGCGAATTCCTCGTCCCAGAACATCCTGTCGCTCTTCCGCGGCTAA
- a CDS encoding DHA2 family efflux MFS transporter permease subunit has product MSVELEAARPDRTPAIVWLGFLAMCVGMFMAILDVQVVATSLPTIQSALGIDPDQMSWIQTAYLIAEVVAIPLTGLLTRLLTMRWLFVVAISLFVMASAGCAASGSFGTLVAWRVLQGFSGGTLIPSVFSAVFILFPNERQALATTIAGVLAVLAPTVGPIVGGWLTETYSWHWLFLINILPGLASAILAARFLPKQAADPSELRHLDGLSLLLMAAALTALELSLKEAPTSGWTSAYVLSLLAVCLLSGGAFMTRTLRRGRPIVDLGNFGDRNFLVGSVLSFILGIGLFGSVYLMPVFLAFIRGHDALEIGVTMLVTGIAQLVTAPVAVALEKRMDARLLSAVGFALFAIGVGMSAFQDPRSDYDAMFWPQVVRGVAIMFCLLPPTRLALGTLSADRVPDASGLFNLMRNLGGAIGIALIDTIIYTRSEPLGQDLWARVQAGDIEAAMFVGAPAEIMSRHSGSFDADTMATLDPLVQTAASVQAINEAWMVVAVLTGCALLSVPFARRPARHEAGQ; this is encoded by the coding sequence ATGTCGGTTGAACTTGAAGCTGCTCGTCCTGACCGAACGCCCGCCATCGTCTGGCTCGGCTTCCTGGCCATGTGCGTCGGCATGTTCATGGCGATCCTCGACGTCCAGGTGGTGGCGACATCGCTGCCGACCATCCAGTCGGCGTTGGGCATCGATCCGGATCAGATGAGCTGGATACAGACGGCCTATCTGATCGCCGAAGTGGTCGCCATCCCGCTCACCGGCCTCTTGACGCGGCTGTTGACGATGCGGTGGCTGTTCGTCGTCGCCATCAGCCTGTTCGTGATGGCCTCGGCCGGCTGCGCCGCCAGCGGCAGTTTCGGCACGCTGGTCGCCTGGCGGGTGCTTCAGGGCTTTTCCGGCGGGACCCTGATCCCCTCGGTGTTTTCGGCCGTGTTCATCCTGTTTCCGAACGAGCGGCAGGCGCTTGCGACGACCATCGCCGGCGTGCTTGCGGTGCTTGCGCCCACCGTCGGCCCGATCGTCGGCGGATGGCTGACCGAAACCTATTCCTGGCACTGGCTGTTCCTGATCAACATCCTTCCGGGGCTTGCATCGGCAATCCTGGCGGCCCGCTTCCTTCCGAAGCAGGCGGCCGATCCGTCCGAACTCAGGCATCTCGACGGTCTGTCGCTCCTCTTGATGGCGGCAGCGCTGACGGCGCTGGAACTCAGCCTCAAAGAGGCGCCGACCAGCGGCTGGACCTCGGCCTACGTGCTGAGCCTGCTGGCCGTCTGCCTTCTTTCGGGCGGCGCGTTCATGACGCGAACACTGCGCCGAGGCCGACCGATCGTCGATCTCGGCAATTTCGGCGATCGGAATTTTCTGGTCGGCTCGGTTTTGAGCTTCATACTCGGCATCGGCCTCTTCGGCTCGGTCTATCTCATGCCGGTCTTTCTCGCTTTCATCAGGGGACACGACGCCCTTGAGATCGGCGTGACCATGCTGGTCACCGGTATCGCACAGCTGGTCACCGCGCCGGTCGCCGTCGCGCTGGAGAAGCGCATGGATGCGCGGCTGCTGTCGGCTGTCGGTTTTGCCCTGTTTGCGATCGGTGTCGGCATGAGCGCCTTTCAGGATCCGCGTTCGGATTACGACGCAATGTTCTGGCCACAGGTCGTGCGCGGCGTCGCCATCATGTTCTGCCTGCTGCCGCCGACCCGGCTGGCGCTCGGCACGCTTTCTGCCGATCGCGTTCCCGATGCGAGCGGGCTTTTCAATCTCATGCGCAATCTCGGCGGCGCCATCGGCATCGCGCTGATCGACACCATCATCTACACACGCTCGGAGCCGCTGGGACAAGACCTCTGGGCACGTGTCCAGGCCGGCGACATCGAGGCGGCCATGTTTGTCGGCGCGCCCGCCGAGATCATGTCGCGACATAGCGGCAGCTTCGATGCAGATACCATGGCGACGCTCGATCCGTTGGTCCAGACCGCGGCCAGCGTTCAGGCGATCAACGAAGCCTGGATGGTCGTCGCCGTCCTGACCGGCTGCGCGCTGCTCTCAGTCCCCTTCGCCAGGCGGCCAGCGCGGCATGAGGCCGGGCAGTGA
- a CDS encoding GH36-type glycosyl hydrolase domain-containing protein, which translates to MARNLNRSLQMPRREELGLLAISNGSGLSISALPNGTLFAIEYADDKGVVQINQIQGSPLYGGISRLYLRIGGGKPDVVEIIGPRADGNFGHDATSFSWSGKAGDISYTVRLELHASETAWFWHVSLKHPKKGTLPVDLVLIQDVGLGDRGFLMNSEAYASQYVDHHIADHKTYGPVVMNRQNLKQSGARNPWLLQGCFDGAAAYATDAIQLVQAKHRQDDLLVGPFGTSLPSERRQQETACPAIQSKSFSVPASDATVSFFALFAADHPEASSDADLLRLEDIEVPESAAADPRAAAAVRSLLQDAPLLEAETLDLNAIRNLYPERSLEERLHGKLLSFFVPDGVLNRHVVLRDKELIVARRHGAIVRSGQNMLLDDSTLAASCWMQGIFAAQLTIGNTSFHKLFSVSRDPYNLTRASGLRIMADLGAGWQLLAAPSAFEMGLSGCRWIYQCPERRIIVTAVASGEDSAMQWSVSVEGKPCRFLVFGHVVLGEREYDAGGQIEFDPGRKRISFRPDPAWLWGERYPNAVYWLVSSTPDVIDEIGGDELLYADGVARNGAFIALRSRRTRALSFAVVGSMADDEEAERLARRYEAGVTDEAMLAPASAFWRNAVRGMSIDSPSPDLAAQAAFLPWLAHDAIVHLSVPHGLEQYTGAAWGTRDACQGPIEFLLAYEHDREAKEVVKTIFGEQYLEGGDWPQWFMLEPYANIRAGDSHGDVIVWPLKALCDYIEATGDLAILDEKVSWRDEKTMQKAPEADAIATHVEKLLDTVRTQFIPGTHLIRYGEGDWNDSLQPADPHLRDWMVSSWTVALLYEQIVRYSAILRRRGHSGEANALRKIATAMRRDFNRHLVRDGVVAGYGIFDPAHDGVELLLHPSDKRTGLSFSLISMTQAMLGKLFTPAQRRHHMRLIEEHLLFPDGVRLMEKPATYAGGPETLFRRAESSSFFGREIGLMYVHAHLRYCETLALDAAAEELWKAIAVVNPIAVTTALPHASLRQRNTYFSSSDAAFHDRYQAAAQWARAKSGKIAVDGGWRIYSSGPGLYTRSFVENILGFKRRFGRRRRKPLLPAAHAAIDLQTDHAAWRRLMKPNMEGIALRER; encoded by the coding sequence ATGGCCCGGAACCTCAATCGCAGTTTGCAAATGCCACGACGCGAGGAGCTGGGTCTCCTCGCGATCAGCAACGGTTCCGGACTGTCGATCTCGGCGCTGCCGAACGGCACGCTGTTTGCGATCGAATACGCCGACGACAAGGGGGTGGTGCAGATCAATCAGATCCAGGGCTCGCCGCTCTACGGCGGCATCAGCCGCCTTTACCTGCGCATCGGAGGCGGCAAGCCTGATGTCGTCGAGATCATCGGCCCTCGCGCCGATGGCAACTTCGGGCACGACGCGACGAGCTTTTCCTGGAGCGGCAAGGCCGGCGATATCAGCTACACCGTCCGCCTCGAGCTTCATGCTTCCGAAACGGCCTGGTTCTGGCACGTCTCGCTCAAGCATCCGAAGAAGGGAACGCTGCCGGTGGATCTGGTGCTTATCCAAGACGTCGGCCTCGGCGATCGCGGTTTCCTGATGAACAGCGAAGCCTATGCTTCGCAATATGTCGATCACCATATCGCCGATCACAAGACATACGGCCCCGTCGTCATGAATCGGCAAAATCTCAAGCAGTCGGGCGCCCGCAATCCCTGGCTCCTCCAGGGGTGCTTCGATGGCGCGGCTGCCTATGCCACGGATGCGATCCAGCTGGTGCAGGCGAAACACCGCCAGGACGACCTTCTGGTCGGTCCCTTCGGAACGAGTCTGCCGAGCGAACGGCGGCAGCAGGAGACGGCCTGTCCGGCCATTCAGTCGAAATCCTTCTCCGTGCCGGCAAGCGACGCGACTGTGAGTTTCTTTGCCCTGTTCGCCGCCGATCATCCCGAGGCGTCCAGCGATGCCGACCTTTTGCGGCTCGAGGATATCGAGGTGCCGGAGAGTGCAGCCGCCGATCCGCGGGCGGCCGCGGCCGTTCGCAGCCTGCTTCAGGATGCGCCCCTGCTGGAGGCCGAGACGTTGGATCTGAACGCGATCCGAAATCTCTATCCGGAGCGGAGCCTCGAAGAGCGCTTGCATGGAAAGCTTCTTTCATTTTTCGTGCCGGACGGCGTTCTCAACCGCCACGTCGTCCTGCGCGACAAGGAACTCATCGTCGCGCGGCGCCATGGCGCGATCGTGCGAAGCGGTCAAAACATGCTGCTCGACGATTCCACCCTTGCCGCCAGCTGCTGGATGCAAGGCATTTTCGCCGCGCAGCTGACGATCGGCAATACCTCCTTCCACAAGCTCTTTTCGGTGTCCCGCGATCCCTATAATCTGACGCGCGCCAGCGGGCTGCGCATCATGGCCGATCTCGGCGCGGGCTGGCAGCTTCTCGCGGCGCCGTCGGCTTTCGAGATGGGACTAAGCGGCTGCCGCTGGATCTATCAGTGCCCGGAGCGCAGGATCATCGTCACGGCGGTCGCTTCCGGCGAGGATTCGGCGATGCAGTGGAGCGTGTCCGTGGAAGGCAAGCCGTGCCGCTTCCTGGTGTTTGGTCATGTGGTGCTCGGGGAGCGCGAATATGACGCCGGCGGGCAGATCGAATTCGATCCCGGCCGCAAACGCATCTCTTTCCGGCCGGATCCGGCCTGGCTGTGGGGCGAGCGTTACCCCAATGCCGTTTACTGGCTGGTGAGTTCGACGCCTGACGTCATCGACGAGATCGGCGGCGACGAGCTGCTTTATGCCGATGGCGTTGCGCGCAATGGCGCCTTCATCGCGCTGAGGTCCCGACGGACGCGGGCGCTCTCCTTTGCCGTCGTCGGTTCGATGGCCGATGACGAAGAAGCCGAACGGCTGGCGCGCCGTTATGAGGCCGGTGTCACCGATGAGGCCATGCTTGCGCCGGCATCGGCATTCTGGCGCAACGCCGTGCGCGGCATGAGCATCGACAGTCCTTCGCCCGATCTCGCTGCTCAGGCGGCCTTTCTGCCCTGGCTCGCGCATGACGCCATCGTGCATCTGAGCGTGCCGCACGGCCTGGAACAATATACGGGTGCGGCCTGGGGTACGCGCGACGCCTGTCAGGGGCCGATCGAATTCCTGCTCGCCTATGAGCACGACCGCGAAGCCAAAGAAGTGGTGAAGACCATCTTCGGTGAGCAATATCTGGAAGGAGGCGACTGGCCGCAATGGTTCATGCTGGAGCCCTATGCCAACATTCGCGCGGGCGACAGTCACGGCGACGTCATCGTCTGGCCGCTGAAGGCACTCTGCGACTATATCGAGGCGACCGGCGATCTCGCCATCCTCGACGAGAAGGTCTCCTGGCGTGACGAAAAGACCATGCAGAAGGCGCCCGAGGCCGATGCCATCGCGACCCATGTCGAGAAGCTGCTCGATACTGTCCGCACACAGTTCATTCCGGGAACGCATCTGATCCGCTATGGCGAGGGAGACTGGAACGATTCGCTGCAGCCGGCCGATCCGCATCTGCGCGACTGGATGGTGAGCAGCTGGACCGTCGCCCTGCTCTATGAGCAGATCGTCCGTTATTCCGCCATCCTGCGCCGCCGCGGCCACAGCGGCGAGGCAAATGCCTTGCGGAAGATAGCAACCGCGATGCGCCGGGATTTCAACCGCCATCTCGTGCGCGACGGCGTCGTTGCCGGCTATGGCATCTTCGATCCCGCCCATGACGGCGTCGAATTGCTGCTGCATCCGAGCGACAAACGTACCGGCCTTTCCTTCTCGCTGATCTCGATGACGCAGGCCATGCTCGGCAAGCTGTTCACGCCGGCGCAGAGGCGGCATCATATGCGGCTGATCGAAGAGCATCTGCTCTTCCCCGATGGCGTGCGGCTGATGGAAAAGCCGGCGACCTACGCCGGCGGGCCCGAAACTCTGTTTCGCCGGGCCGAATCCTCGTCCTTCTTCGGCCGCGAGATCGGGCTGATGTATGTGCATGCGCATCTGCGTTATTGCGAAACGCTCGCGCTCGACGCTGCGGCGGAGGAGCTGTGGAAGGCGATCGCCGTCGTCAATCCGATCGCCGTCACGACGGCCTTGCCGCATGCTTCTCTGCGCCAGCGCAATACCTATTTCAGCAGCAGCGACGCGGCTTTCCATGACCGTTATCAGGCGGCGGCGCAATGGGCGCGCGCCAAGAGCGGAAAGATCGCCGTCGATGGCGGCTGGCGCATCTATTCGAGCGGACCTGGCCTCTACACCAGGAGTTTCGTCGAAAATATCCTGGGCTTCAAACGACGCTTCGGCCGGCGCAGGCGCAAACCGCTCCTGCCTGCGGCGCATGCCGCCATCGATCTGCAGACGGATCACGCCGCTTGGCGGCGGTTGATGAAGCCGAATATGGAGGGGATAGCGTTGAGAGAACGCTAA
- a CDS encoding FadR/GntR family transcriptional regulator, with protein MTDKDNALFSTIRQPPNLRSNLADTLAAQIESGDLKPGQRLPTEQAIMAASGVSRTIVREALATLRAKGLITTHQGLGAFVSDDPTPRSFSIIPNDLQSIDEVLRVLELRMGVEYGAAGLAALRRTQEDIDRMQDRLDALDRALEEGGYGAEEDYAFHRSILVATQNSYYGRLFDTFGNIMVPRQWARLDKMTAAERKRHAARMRREHHAIFTAIRDGNEAAARRAIRSHLSKSAARFEELRGATDLS; from the coding sequence ATGACGGACAAGGACAACGCGCTCTTCAGCACCATTCGCCAGCCGCCGAACCTGCGTAGCAACCTTGCCGATACGCTGGCGGCGCAGATCGAGTCCGGTGACCTCAAGCCGGGCCAGCGCCTGCCGACCGAACAGGCGATTATGGCGGCGAGCGGTGTCAGCCGCACGATCGTGCGCGAGGCGCTCGCCACTCTGCGAGCCAAGGGACTGATCACCACGCACCAGGGCCTCGGCGCTTTCGTCTCGGACGATCCGACACCGAGATCCTTCTCCATCATTCCCAATGACCTGCAGTCGATCGATGAGGTTCTGCGGGTGCTGGAGCTGCGCATGGGGGTCGAATATGGGGCGGCCGGTCTCGCCGCACTGCGGCGCACGCAGGAAGATATCGACCGTATGCAGGATCGGCTCGATGCTCTCGACAGGGCGCTCGAAGAGGGTGGATACGGTGCTGAGGAAGACTACGCCTTCCACCGGTCGATCCTGGTCGCGACGCAGAATTCTTACTACGGCCGCCTCTTCGATACGTTCGGCAACATCATGGTGCCGCGTCAATGGGCGCGCTTGGACAAGATGACGGCTGCGGAGCGCAAGCGCCATGCCGCTCGCATGCGCAGGGAACACCATGCCATATTCACGGCGATCCGCGACGGCAACGAAGCGGCCGCGCGCCGTGCCATCCGCAGCCATCTGTCGAAGAGTGCTGCGCGGTTTGAAGAACTGCGCGGCGCGACCGACCTGTCCTGA
- the kduD gene encoding 2-dehydro-3-deoxy-D-gluconate 5-dehydrogenase KduD — MANPFDLSGRTAVVTGANTGIGQAIAAALAEAGAAIAAVGRSAMDETEALVKQAGSRFHVIKADLGTIEPVKGIVAETIQTFGGLDILVNNAGIIRRADALDFTEEDWDAVIDVNLKTAFFLSQAAGRHMVEKGRGKIINIASLLSFQGGIRIPSYTASKSGLAGLTKLLACEWAGKGVNVNAIAPGYFVTNNTTALREDADRNAAILARIPAGRWGTPSELGGAAVFLASPASDYVHGTVLPVDGGWLAR, encoded by the coding sequence GTGGCAAATCCCTTCGACCTCTCCGGCCGGACCGCCGTCGTCACCGGCGCCAATACCGGCATCGGCCAGGCAATCGCAGCGGCGCTCGCCGAGGCCGGTGCCGCGATCGCCGCCGTCGGGCGCTCCGCGATGGACGAAACCGAGGCGCTGGTGAAACAGGCCGGCAGCCGCTTCCATGTCATCAAGGCCGATCTCGGCACCATCGAACCGGTCAAGGGGATCGTTGCCGAGACCATCCAGACCTTCGGCGGACTCGATATCCTCGTCAACAATGCCGGCATCATCCGCCGCGCCGACGCGCTCGACTTCACCGAGGAAGATTGGGACGCAGTGATCGACGTCAACCTCAAGACCGCCTTCTTCCTGTCGCAGGCCGCCGGCCGCCACATGGTCGAGAAAGGCAGGGGCAAGATCATCAACATCGCCTCGCTGCTCTCCTTCCAGGGCGGCATTCGCATCCCGTCCTACACGGCCTCGAAAAGCGGGCTTGCCGGATTGACGAAACTGCTCGCCTGCGAATGGGCCGGCAAGGGCGTCAACGTCAACGCCATTGCGCCCGGTTATTTCGTCACCAACAACACCACGGCGCTGCGCGAGGACGCCGACCGCAACGCCGCCATCCTCGCCCGTATTCCGGCGGGGCGCTGGGGAACGCCGTCCGAACTTGGCGGTGCTGCCGTGTTCCTGGCGTCGCCCGCATCCGATTACGTGCACGGGACGGTGCTGCCCGTCGACGGCGGCTGGCTGGCGCGGTGA
- the kduI gene encoding 5-dehydro-4-deoxy-D-glucuronate isomerase translates to MQIDVRHASHPEAVREYDTETLRRHFLVETVFAGGEIRLTYSHYDRMVIGGATPLGAALTLTAPTAIGQETFLAERELGALNIGGAGRIIVDGMSYDLAKYDCLYAGKGVKDIRFESADAANPAKFYLVSTPAHQAHPTVLLTREKARHLTPGEAATANKRSIFQFIHPEVCQSCQLTLGFTMIEPGSVWNTMPAHTHDRRMEAYLYFDLEADQRVFHFMGEPQQTRHMLVANEQAVISPPWSIHSGAGTKNYSFIWAMAGDNKSFTDMDHIAIADLR, encoded by the coding sequence ATGCAGATCGACGTGAGGCACGCCTCCCATCCCGAGGCCGTGCGCGAATACGACACCGAAACGCTGCGGCGTCACTTTCTGGTGGAGACCGTCTTCGCAGGCGGCGAGATCCGGCTGACATATTCCCATTACGACCGGATGGTTATCGGCGGCGCCACGCCGCTCGGTGCCGCGCTGACACTGACGGCGCCGACGGCGATCGGCCAGGAAACTTTCCTCGCCGAACGTGAACTCGGAGCCCTCAACATCGGCGGCGCCGGCCGCATCATCGTCGACGGCATGAGCTACGACCTTGCCAAGTATGACTGCCTCTATGCCGGCAAGGGCGTCAAGGACATCCGCTTCGAGAGCGCGGATGCTGCCAATCCGGCGAAGTTCTATCTGGTCTCGACGCCAGCGCACCAAGCGCACCCGACCGTGCTGCTCACCCGCGAAAAGGCGCGCCACCTGACGCCGGGCGAAGCCGCGACGGCCAACAAGCGCTCGATTTTCCAGTTCATCCACCCGGAGGTCTGCCAGTCCTGTCAGCTCACCCTGGGCTTCACCATGATCGAGCCTGGCAGCGTTTGGAACACCATGCCGGCCCATACGCATGACCGGCGCATGGAAGCCTATCTCTATTTCGATCTCGAAGCCGACCAGCGTGTCTTCCATTTCATGGGCGAGCCGCAGCAGACCCGGCACATGTTGGTCGCCAACGAACAGGCGGTCATCTCGCCGCCCTGGTCGATCCATTCGGGCGCCGGCACGAAGAATTACAGCTTCATCTGGGCGATGGCCGGCGACAATAAGAGCTTCACCGACATGGACCATATCGCCATTGCGGATCTGAGGTAA
- a CDS encoding DUF1127 domain-containing protein produces the protein MNVARSFNNWRKYRQTVAELGRMSTRELDDLGIGRGDIRNVARAAIAR, from the coding sequence ATGAACGTAGCACGCTCTTTCAACAATTGGCGCAAGTACCGTCAGACGGTCGCTGAACTGGGCCGTATGTCCACGCGCGAACTGGATGACCTCGGCATCGGCCGCGGCGACATCCGCAACGTTGCGCGCGCGGCAATCGCCCGGTAA
- a CDS encoding 3'-5' exonuclease, translated as MSVHRDSQLDMFAKASPAMAEARGPSRRRPSPPAVRSDEDMARALEESGNYRILRKLAARPVAAARRPGFSRFGVILDTETTGLNHRSDEIIEIGAVAFTFNDDGAVGDVVGIYGGLQQPSRPIPPDITRLTGITDVMVEGQTIDMPSLNALIEPADLIIAHNAGFDRPFCEAFSPIFAGKAWACSVSEIDWSARGFEGTKLGYLVGQAGYFHGGHRAVDDCHALLEILDRQQGDGESPFAELYRASQRCRVRIFAEHSPFEMKDHLKARGYRWSDGSDGRLKSWWIEVGEDDLGDELSYLRSEIYRWREADPPLVRLTAFDRFKA; from the coding sequence ATGAGCGTGCACAGAGATTCGCAACTCGACATGTTTGCCAAGGCATCGCCTGCAATGGCCGAGGCACGTGGCCCTTCGCGTCGGCGGCCGTCACCGCCGGCGGTCCGCTCCGACGAAGACATGGCGCGCGCGCTTGAGGAGAGCGGCAATTACCGCATCCTGCGGAAACTCGCCGCCCGGCCGGTCGCGGCAGCGAGACGGCCGGGTTTTTCGCGGTTCGGCGTCATTCTCGATACCGAGACGACAGGCCTCAATCACCGCAGCGACGAGATCATCGAAATCGGCGCGGTCGCCTTCACCTTCAACGATGACGGCGCAGTCGGCGATGTGGTCGGCATCTATGGCGGCCTGCAGCAGCCGTCCAGGCCGATCCCGCCCGACATCACCAGGCTGACCGGGATTACCGACGTCATGGTCGAAGGACAGACCATCGACATGCCGTCGCTGAATGCCCTGATCGAACCGGCGGATCTCATCATTGCCCACAATGCCGGGTTCGATCGGCCGTTCTGCGAGGCCTTCTCGCCCATCTTCGCCGGCAAGGCCTGGGCGTGCTCGGTTTCGGAGATCGACTGGAGCGCCCGCGGTTTCGAGGGCACGAAGCTCGGTTATCTCGTCGGCCAGGCCGGTTACTTCCACGGAGGCCACCGCGCGGTGGACGACTGCCACGCGCTCCTGGAGATCCTCGATCGACAGCAAGGCGACGGTGAAAGCCCCTTCGCCGAGCTGTACCGGGCCAGCCAACGCTGCCGCGTCCGCATCTTTGCCGAACACAGCCCATTCGAGATGAAGGATCACCTGAAGGCAAGGGGCTACCGCTGGTCGGACGGAAGCGACGGCCGCTTGAAATCCTGGTGGATCGAAGTCGGCGAAGACGATCTCGGCGACGAGCTTTCCTATCTGCGTTCGGAAATCTATCGGTGGAGGGAGGCCGATCCGCCGCTCGTCCGGCTGACGGCCTTCGATCGCTTCAAAGCCTGA
- a CDS encoding flavin monoamine oxidase family protein produces MPRDHIRDADEDVVIIGAGAAGIAAARRLLAIRPGLSVLMLEAGDRLGGRAWTVGLPETGDLGFDLGCGWLHGARTNAWTAIAGEVGLTVDRSPAPWNGGRRLRRDDAEIERAQQAIGAYFERLESHEGNDTDLAAKLQPDSRWNGQIRAIGTYITGAELERSSIADYNRYDPGAGPDWRVRQGYGTLIALYGAPVRTTLGVEARRVDHRHSGRISIETSQGMISARTVLVTVSTNVLAAGRIAFDPPLPDKIEAATRLPLGLADKLFLSLTDPEALPADTHMLGSTSRGATGTYQLRPFGAPVVEAYFAGDLAHDLELAGAKAAFSFAADELAAQFGTDIRKQLSVAAISAWAATPHIGGSYSYAEPGASDLRGVLAEPHDERIFFAGEACSRSRYSTAHGAYETGVAAADRIAGSSSRNL; encoded by the coding sequence ATGCCTCGTGACCACATCAGGGACGCTGACGAAGACGTCGTCATTATCGGCGCCGGCGCTGCCGGTATTGCCGCTGCCCGCCGCCTGCTGGCAATCCGTCCCGGTCTTTCCGTCCTCATGCTCGAAGCCGGCGACCGTCTCGGTGGGAGGGCCTGGACGGTTGGGCTGCCTGAAACTGGCGATCTGGGTTTCGATCTCGGATGCGGCTGGCTGCACGGGGCGCGGACCAATGCCTGGACGGCGATTGCCGGTGAGGTCGGACTGACGGTCGACCGCTCGCCGGCGCCCTGGAACGGCGGGCGGCGGCTTCGGCGGGACGATGCGGAGATCGAGCGCGCGCAGCAGGCGATCGGCGCCTATTTTGAACGCCTCGAAAGCCATGAAGGCAACGATACCGACTTGGCAGCAAAGCTCCAGCCCGACAGTCGCTGGAACGGCCAGATCCGGGCGATCGGCACTTACATCACCGGCGCCGAATTGGAGCGCTCGTCGATCGCCGACTACAACAGATATGATCCCGGCGCCGGTCCCGACTGGCGTGTGCGGCAGGGCTACGGAACATTGATCGCGCTCTATGGCGCGCCGGTCCGGACAACGCTCGGCGTCGAAGCAAGGCGCGTCGATCACCGCCATTCCGGCCGTATCAGCATCGAGACAAGCCAGGGAATGATCAGCGCCCGAACTGTGCTCGTCACCGTTTCGACGAATGTGCTTGCCGCCGGCAGGATCGCCTTCGACCCTCCCCTGCCCGACAAGATCGAAGCGGCAACTCGCTTGCCGCTGGGGCTTGCCGATAAGCTCTTTCTCAGCCTCACCGATCCGGAGGCGCTGCCGGCGGATACGCATATGCTCGGCTCGACCAGTCGCGGTGCGACCGGCACGTATCAGTTGCGGCCGTTCGGCGCTCCCGTCGTGGAGGCTTATTTTGCCGGCGATCTCGCGCATGATCTGGAGCTGGCGGGAGCAAAGGCTGCCTTTTCGTTCGCCGCGGATGAGCTGGCGGCACAATTCGGCACGGACATCCGCAAGCAGTTGTCCGTGGCGGCGATCTCGGCATGGGCCGCGACGCCTCACATCGGCGGTTCCTATTCTTATGCGGAACCCGGCGCCTCCGATCTGCGCGGCGTCCTCGCCGAACCGCATGACGAGCGGATTTTCTTTGCCGGCGAAGCCTGTTCGCGCTCGCGTTATTCGACGGCGCATGGCGCCTACGAGACCGGTGTTGCCGCTGCCGACCGGATCGCCGGCTCGTCGTCGAGAAATCTATAA